From the genome of Melopsittacus undulatus isolate bMelUnd1 chromosome 18, bMelUnd1.mat.Z, whole genome shotgun sequence:
TCCAACAGGAAactcagcacagaaagaaagggCAGTTCATGCTCAGGAGTCTAAACTTTCCTCCCCATGTTCAGTCTTGCTGACACAGGAGGAAGATGCTGGAGTCAGGATGTTAAAGTACTTTCCTTACAGCAGGGCATAGGGAGCTGGTCTGCAGACCAGTTTCATGCCAGAAGTCAGCGTGTCCTCGGTTCAGCTTTGCTCAGTGCAGGGGCTTCTTTAAAAGGGTTCTGCCTCTTCAAAGTGCCAGAAGATTCTGTTTCTCCAGAGGCATGATTTACTTACTGGAACCGGCTATTCATTATGTCCTGCACTGCATTATTAACTTGGTGATCGTGCATTTAGCAGAGAATTTATGAGAAATGAGGAGACATTCATTATCAGTAACACCACAAACTTTACTCTTATATGGTGTCCGTGCAGAGCGCgatgctcagctcctgcagggctCACACATGGTCCCTGGGCAGCCTTGGAGCAGTCAGCTCAAGCCAGCCCGACTGTACCCCTGCATAGATACCATCAAAAGCTGTTATTCTATGCATGGCACCCGTTGTTTATCCCTTATGTCAGCAGAATGGATGCACAGGTTAGGGTGAAGGAGATGAACATGGGATGGAGGGAGCCCTGTGGAGAGTGTGGCTATCAGGAGGTGACAAAAGATGCTCTTGCTcgcaggaggctgcagcacagattgATGCTGTGCAGAACACACCTGGTAAAACAATGATGGTCTTAGCAGCCCAGAAGCCAGAATCTCATTTGGTTTTCATAGGTAGGATAAAGAACAGTATTCAATAGACACAGGGAGCACACACGTAGCCTAGTTAGGCAAAGGACACCTCTTCCTGCCATGCAATGGGGGACAAGTGCTCTCAGATGCTCTGTTAGAGATACAACAaccacagaaaaccaaaccagaaccCAGGTGGGGTCTGTGCAGACAGAGGCACACGACACACAGTGGGCAGAATGGGGAGCCAGGGCCAGCACTGCTATGTGCATGACCTGGGTGAGCATCACAGGCTCCTGGGCATTTCAGAGCTAAAGAGCTAAAGCAcattatatagatatatatgtaggcaatatatatataggctatatatatataggttatatatatatatatataggcaataatttacttcttttcctgttccaAACCCTTCCAAAGACTCAGTTTTAGGTTCTTTCACACACAGCTGGCTAGGTCTCTGTTAGCACCGATGCTCTCCTAGGGAACTGCTGTATCTCCTGATGCCAATGTGGTATTACAAACCGTGCAGGCTTAGGCAGGCTAGTGAAAGGAAAGCTATGCAAAACATGCCCCAGCAAAATGCAAAGACATCCCGAATTACCTTCTTTGGAGTGATTTTGGACAGTTACATGAATGCAGACTATGCTCTCTGCAAGAGGTTGCGGGAAAGGCATTGACTGCCCCTGCCTTCCTCCACCTCCTGCTCTTGGTGCTGGGGGCTTCCAAAAGCCCCTCGCATGGTGTTTGACCCAGTAAGGACCCTGCTTTAACTTCCCCTTTCCCATAATGGTGCAGCCGGGGTCCTGCAGTCCATAGCTCTGAGCCAGAGATGCCTCCAGGTCCATTTAACCCCTCTTTGCATCACTGAGATTCCTCTCTGAATCTTCCCCACAGCAACTGCAAGCTCTGACTGAGACCCTGAGGCTTGGCTTAGCCTACAGCCTATCACAAGTGCTTCAGCTTCAAAGCCCAGAGTGCTCCAAGCCATCATGAGACGCAGAGCACAGTTagggatggggctgagctgctctgcgGAGACAGTGGGGGTAGGAATTAATCCTCCCATTAATGTGTGAAATGGAGCAATTGCGTTTCTCAGAGCAATTATGCACTAATAGCAGGAGAGCAGTGATAGGAATCACATCTTCTCTGAAGTTTTGCTCCATTCCGACACATGAATAATTCCTCCTGGGCAttactggaaaagcagcattaaaagaccaatataaacaaaaatgactggaaaaagccCAGATGAAGGATGCTTCACCTCTCAGTCAGAGCCCAGCACAACTAGACTTACACAAACTGGGCACAGAAGCTTGAAGGGGCAAAGACATTTGTCACCGCTCAGATGAGCTCACGAGAACACGCGTGCTTCATCTTGGCAGCTTTCTGATGTCTTCCTCCGACAGCATCGGCTTTAGACTCGGTTTCCATGGCAGATCCTTTCCTGAGCTTGTGTCTTCCACAAATGTGGTTAATTTATGCTCTCAGCCGTGCTTCCCTCTGCAAATACCTGCAGAAGGATCCcgtgtgcagtgggagcaatgggaAGCAGGCACGTGTTAACGTGTCTCAGCTCTGGTTTGCAGccaggggaaacaaaggaggaCTCGTTTTCTGGCTGATCTTAGAATCATccaatcatggaatggtttgggttggaaaggagcttaagagcatccagttccaaccccctgccatgggcagggatgcacTGCACTAGACCATGccagccaaggctctgtccagcctggccttgaacactgccagggatggagcatctaaGCAAAGatcttcttccttacatccaaccttaacttcccctgtttcagtttgaacccatcacgCCTTGTCCtatccagtccctgatgaagagcccctctccagcatccttgtaaccCCCTCCGGATACTGGAATGCTGGTATGAAGCCCATCTTCTGGCATCATTTTTTGCCCTAAATACTCAGAAATGTCATTATCTGTCCAGCGAAGCAAAGTACATCCAGCATTTCTGCAGCCACATTTACAGACAGGCCTTCCCTTCCCTTAGCACTCCAGGCAGCACTTTGCAGGAGAGGACCACAATGAGCACAATCCTTCCTTCCTACTGCTCTCCCTTATATTTCAGGTTAACCATGAGGCTCTTTCCCAGAGATCCCATTTTCCGGGTGGATTTACCAGCCCTACAAACACTGAGCAAACAGCAACTGATGTGTAATCCACACCAATTCAGCAAGACTACAGCAAACTGAGAGGATATTAAGTCTTTCTGGCAGGAGGAGAATCGCAGGGGGTTGCAATGGGGTTGTTTATACACTAAAGCACGTAACAGGCAgcacaaacagaagaaattccACCACCTGGGTGATGTTACATGGGGCCTGCTCATCACTGCGGTCAGAGATCACCCCACAGCTCCAAGGGAACCCCCTGGGCTGTGGGGACAGAGGCTATTTCTGGAGTTCCTCGCTGAGGATGAGTAACAGGGTCACCACCACCACCTATAAACAAGCAGCCGGTTTCCCAAACAGTGCTTCTGCAGCATCCGGATGCTTTTAAGCCATCATCCATAATACCCTTATCCCCAGATCCCTGGCTTCAAGTGGCTTTTGAGCCCACTGCTCTTCTGGGTCAGGTTTAGTTGTGCCTGGTAATACCAGATTCCTAagcccagcaggagctgcacagTCAGAGCCAGCCCAGTCCACATCCCCAGTGAGAGGGCATCAGGTTGATCccgggttggaagggacccatagggaccatCAAATCCAACCCCTAAAACTAATCCATATTAAGAGTGAGACCTCCCAGCCCAAGAGCTTGGCACTGGGCAAGGATGGTGCAGAGAGCACTAACTCTATGGGAGCAGAGGAGATGGAAACTGAAGACAATGGATACccaaggcaggagcaggacttgGTGCAGAGATTCACCACAGTGAGAGCATGGCCATGTGGGGTGTAACATCCCTGGAAGTCACCTCATTATGGATCCTCTGCCTTCAATACACCCCTTGCCAattagaaaacacagcactgaacagGAGCTGCATcatctgggaagcagcagaaagcatcCCGTGCCTCGGCCTAGGCAGGTTTTGTTCTGCTGTGTAGACAGAGACACAGAGGAGCGCTCATCTGCATGCACTGGCTCGCAGCTATCACCTCTTGTTAGTGCTGCAAGAGCTTTAACTCTTTATGATGTACCctgaaggcagcacagcagagggccAGGAGCAGAGCGTGCCCTGAATGAGTCCCTCAGTCTGAACCCGCACATCCCCTGCTCCAAGGAAAACCATTCCCATTGCAGAACGCTCCAGGAGTGATTCCCCCCTCGGCTGCAGGAGTTGGCACTTCAACTGTTAAACTCGCCTATGACCATCCGGTGTTGACATCAGCGTGAGCTCATCGCTGTAACTTGAGCCTCGGgctttttcctcctgcctgcctttAAATACAGGTCCCGGGAGCCAGCACTGCCCGGATCGACCGAGCGACCCAACCGGGAGCAAACCCGGCTGCACCCCACGTAGATGAAAGCGAAGAGAAGCTCCAGAGCCGCAGCCATGTCCACATCCCTGCGGGTGAGCCCCTCGGTGCATGGGTACCGCTTCGACACTGCCCTGCGCAAGAAAGCTGTGGCCAACATCTTTGAAAGCGTCAACCAAGAGTCCCTGCAGAAACTGTTCAGGAATTCCGGGGATAAGAAGGCAGAGGAAAGAGCCAAAATCATCCTCGCCACCGACCAGGACCTGGAGGAGAAAACCAGAGCGCTAATGGCACtaaagcagaggaggaaagacAAACTGCTCCAGTTCCTGACGCTTCGGAAGTACTCCATTAAAGTCCACTGAGCAGCAATGGAGAACGCTCCAGGACAGGACTGTTTGTGAGCTCCCATCATGCAGGCGAGCTGCTGCGGGACAGGGGATGtgacagcagggctgcagcagcagtggtgtggATGGTGCTGCAGGCTCCATAGGGATGGCAGCTCCAGGTGGGAGGCGGCCGTGGGGCTCTGCATGATCCCACACGATGGTCCTGACCCATCCCGTGTGCCTGGCTGCGACTCGAGACCTTGCCATGGACTTGGTGTTTACCAGCCTTTGCCTTTCCAGACTGGTTTCCTTAAAGGCTGAGCCTAAAGGTGGGATGCAGGCTCTGGAGACCCATCAGCTGCTGAGCATGGATCACCCAGTGCACTGGATGGGTGCAGTGGAGAACACTCTAAACACACTGCATCTgatccttctctttctccagcaGTGGAAACGTTTGCACAGAAGCAATAATAATGACCTGGTTTCCCTGAATTTACTGTGAAGTTCCTTAATGTTTTGTTCACTTCCCATTAACACCGAGAATCTAAATAGCATAACTACAGTTCTTCTGTGTGTAGATTACAGTGTCTGTTAGTGAGTCCTTCATGGTAATGTTTTGTGACAACGTTATTATATTGCCTATAATTTATTGCTTACAGCAATGTGAAATGTAATAAATTAAGAAGTAAATCTCAACTCGCTTGTCTGAAATGCTCAATTCTGCTGGAGTGGGTTTGTATGGTCATTTCATATGGAGCAGACATCATGCCCCTCTCCTTACTCCCTAAAGGCTGCTCTCTGAGCCCGCAGCCCCCCCAGCATCAATGAATACTGGGTgcagctccatcagcagcacCAGAGTCTGAGCCATGGTCCCATGAAAGACCCCACCAAATTTAGCTGTAAATTCCCTTTCCCCTGTGTAACCTATGACAATGCAATAGCATCACAGGAGCATCAGGTTAGAGTACAACCAGTCCTAAGGCACAGTGAGCGCTCCTCCGGGCTCTTGGtgttcctgcagcacagactgaGAGCTCAGACTTGGctccaaagaaacagaagtgagTTATGAAAgcttggcagcagagctggactCGGTTTTCCTGCAGATTATGCCATGTTATCCTGATAGACTATGttgaaaacacttaaaaatagcCAAGACTGGTTATTTATAAGCATGTCCTTTAATAACCCACTGGGTTAGAATGAAACATTCCCATGACTCTGCTCACAGCAACACAGATCAAAGGATTCAGAAGAACAAGAGACCAGCCCTTAGTAATAACTCCAAATGGCCTGGAAGTCAGGGGGCCTGGAAG
Proteins encoded in this window:
- the TCIM gene encoding transcriptional and immune response regulator, which codes for MKAKRSSRAAAMSTSLRVSPSVHGYRFDTALRKKAVANIFESVNQESLQKLFRNSGDKKAEERAKIILATDQDLEEKTRALMALKQRRKDKLLQFLTLRKYSIKVH